TGAAATCTGATTGGTGCATTGGATATGATGCTCATACTCCAAATGTCCATGCTACGAAAAAGCTACAGAGATTCTTTCAGTACCATAAACACGAATTCGAACTGTTCCGATTCGAAGCCTTTTCGGTATCGGTCGGCTGGCAGAGGCTCCGGAAGTCGTGGATTGCTTCTTCACTCTCAGATGCTGTGCACGGGAAGTACACGCATGTCTGGAGTTTTCGAGAGCACTTCACCACTCAATTAATGCTGATTGTGTGGCGTACTCCTCCCTGTCACAAAATAGCGAAGACTCAAATCAAACTTTCTGCGAGTACTTGACACCAGCGTCTGATCGTGTGTCTTCATCTCCTTGACAACTGACAATCAAGCTTCGCCCCCACAACCACTATATATATTCGCGAGACAGATAGAAAGCATCATGCCTGTTGCCAGATCAATAGCGAAGCTGCTTACTTCACCGAGTAAAGTAGCCCAAGCTTTGGACTGGAAGAAAGCTTCTGGAAGCATCCTCAGCCTGAATGTGTGCAGGAATGGTATCGATATCGCCATTGCCTCACATCCTTCTTCCGACGAACCGATAGAGCACATGCCCACCATTCCACTCAAGCTCGTCATTCAAAACCACCAAAAGATTCTCGCTCGAAGTGTCATCGATGATATCGTAGACATTGTAAATGAGAATCAAGTTTGTGGAATGGTTGTGAGTTGGCCTGTCCAGAAGGAAGGTTGGTGCGGTGCACCATGCGGCCGGGTCTTGCACGCTCTTGATCAAATTACGGCGCAATCTAATATTCTTAACGGCAGTCGTCCTATCTGTCTGTGGGATACTGAACACAATCTCCCTCAAGAAGACGAATGGGGTCGAGACCCAGTGTACGCGATTCCGTCAGAGAAGACAGAACATCGGGCGTCAATCGAGCAATACCAGGATCATTCTTGTCAAGCCACTGATATCTGGAATGATTTCAGCCTCACTCACTGGCCCGAATACTACCTTAACCAGCAGAAACGTGAGCTCGAACGAGCGCAGCGGTCTCTCGTTACCGGTAAGCAGACAACTCGAAAGCCCAACGTCATGGATATAAATCCTACTTGGATGTTGAATGCTTACGAAGACTCTGCAGCTTATAGCCAGGCAGCGCTTTCATAAAGCAAAAGAAGGAGCGGAAAAACTACACATAGACTATAGAAGCTAGAGAAGACCGAATAGAGATTCTTTCGAATCAACAGTCAGTGAATCTTGGAATCATTGATGGCTTAGACTACACATGCTTAACTTTAAAATTAGAAAtacattcactgtcaatatcTTAGCTGGCCTCCAGATTCCTTTAAAGATTCTTCGGCACAACAATCATAAGAGCTTGGTTGCTTCGAACCCAGTTCAAAGCGTGGAAACACGATGCATGAAGCAAAAAAATACAGCACGATAATTTCTTTGTCCTTCCGCGAAGTCATAAAGAGTATGACCCAATTTGAATGGGTTGACGTCCCCGTCTACAGTCTTCTTCTTGAAAGGGTATGGGAGGTTGTGTCTACCAAAAGTTCTGAGAATATTCTGATTGGCACTCATTgtatctgactgtgagcaagTGAACCCTGCCCTCCCAAATCCATTCACGTCATCCGATCTAGTCAGCCATCATATGACGCAATCGCTTGGCGCGTAATTGCTTTACCACGAGAAACGACTTCATCTCACTGTCACGGTCAATCAAAATCGATAGCATATATATATCCCATTCACTGACAATGAGCGCCGGGGGACTGACTATCTGTGGTTGCATGGCATGAACTAATAGAAATAGGACAGATTTctttcgtcttccaaaaagtgaCAATCAACGCAGACGGTCAGATGTACGTTTTCTATACGGTACCGGTAGTAGATTCTGGACGATGCTCGAACTCTTGCAGAATCAAACCCCGGGCACATCGGGACGCTGCTTATCACGTCACAAACACGATGCGAATTAGCAAATACAAATCAGACAAGAAATAAATGCAAAATGGTTTACGACAGTACGAATAAAGCCGACCATCCGATAATTGATAATGTTGAACCAAGCTCAGAGCCTCGCCTGGATGAAGGCGAAAAGAAGGAGCAAAATACTCGCCTTGATGATGTCCTTAGCGGAGCCGTCAACGCTGCCATGTCAGGTGTCGAACAAGCGCGTGACTACATTCATGAAGTAACCACTTCAGAAGAGAAAGATCAACAGGTCAAAAGAGATGAAGCAGAAGAGATTCGGTTGAAGGAGCTGAAGGAAAAGGCGGAAGATAATCTCGAAGATGCGAAAGAACGCGTTACAGAAGCGTTTGAGAACATGCGAACTCGCACAGCGGACGAATTCCAAAGTGTGAAACAGGTCGCCTGAAGCGTCTCGACAATGCGGAAAAGAAAGTTGGCGAAAGCCTGAAATTGCCGAATGAAGCCACGACGGATACGCGTGAGGAGGAAAAGGGAAAAGCAGCGACCCGACAAATTTCAATGAACGAGAATTTTTTAGCGGTAAAAGAGGCAGCGGAAACTAGGCTAGATCAAGCGAAGGAACGGCTTGAAGAGAACTGGAATGCGACTGAAAATACCGCAGCCGATAACCGAAGTGTAAATGAGGAATCTAAACCGAGCAAAGGAGAAGCCAAAGCCACTCATTCAGAAAACGCTGTCGGGAATAGCGAAGATTCAACTCGTATTTTCGCGGCGGCAACTGAGTTTGCCCGAGAAAAGGCTGAGAACGTTAAAAACACTCTGGAAGCGCGCAACCAGACTCGAAATGGAGATGATTCGGTAGCATCTAGATCAAACAAGGTTGTGGAGAGAGAATAAAACAAATGATTTTGATCAAAGTACTGCCGAGTACGTTGACAACGCAAAGCAGTAAAGGTCTATAAGGTAGCGAGGGAAACAGATCTCTTCTAAGTGAACAGGTTGAAGAAGTCtaagctttggaagaagcactgACATTCCAATAAGAAAGATCCAAAGGATCATCCTTGCCAAGGACCAACAAAGTAGCTACCACAAATAAGGCCATACAAAGCATAGAACTAGCGGAAAACACATCGCTGAACATTTTGCAAAGCTCTAGACTCGGGATTACTTACGTTATTGCTTCGAAAGGAATTAGCTATGACCGGGAAACGGACGTCGTTGCTTCCGAGTGAGATTTTTTGTCTGCCAAATGCACATCACCGTCAAATCATACGCTGATACTAAGTCGTTGACATAATCGTGTAGTCCACTTTGTACAGCTTTGTCTCTGTCAATGTCACATCACTTTGAAAATTAAGTGCCTCCTGCTCTTTGCTTATCCAATAATTTCAGTTTGCAAAGGAAAGGATTTTCGAAGAATATCATCCTGTTTCCAGAGGCCTCTAGAATGTAATGGATCCTTGGTGGGACTGGATGATCGACAAGACTTCGCCTAGTGCAAGTTGTTATCATTTCATAATAAAGAACGTACAAGTGGATAAAAAAAACATGACGATCTCCGGCCGAACAAATACTGAAGACAATGGGAGTCTCTTGGACCATGCCCGTGACTACATTCACGAGAAGGTCAAAACACAAGAACAACGAGATGCGGAACGGCCTGTTACGGAAAAAATCAAGGATAATTTCCCGAACAGTGCCGAAGATGCTGGTTCCACTCTCGGCAAAAAGATCGACAACATAGCCACCGACTTCAAAGAGAAGTTTAATGAACGGCTAGACGAAGGTACAGAGAGAGCTCAACAGCACACTGATGAAACAAAGCGAGAGGAGGACTTTAACGTATTCACGGACGCGGCGCATGCatcgaaagaaaaaattcATGATGTACGCGAATCCATCTTCGACGCCACAAAGACTCCAGCGGAAAAGGACCAGGAAGCTTTTCTTGAGAAGCCCTTGCACGAAAAGCTGAAGGAAATGCCTCATCGAATGGCGGAGGTAGAGGAGAGCAAAAAGGATGACACCATGCCTCCTTTTGCCCAGCTTGGTTGGTTGATTCGATGATAGGTTCACATTTCCAAAACGAAATAAACCAAAGGTCAGGTTTGGCTGGAGCAGACACTAACGTAATGTATAGCCTACTGTCAGTATTCAACAAATAGCAATTGTCTGGTCTTGTCTCGATAGGGAAACGAAAATCTGTGATAGATCCGTTTGTTTTTGTTAGATTTGTGTGAAGCACATGAGACACTTtggcatgtcaccagatgccgcagacggtgcgtaggtcatccgtcgctactttcatttgtctgtgcaactatggaaggcatttgttggttctagtaacatgtaaaggatacctactctaagaaatactgcaggagctcttttcccacttctggttgaCAATCACCAATTAGAAAAGAACATCttgtagggcactaacaTGCCAACGATTGATCTAGGCATAGTATACTTTTAATACAACAACCACTTGTTTGTTCTAGTAACAAGTGTAATTACTttaagaaatactgcgggagctcttcTTTGCGTGTATGGTGAATGCCCCTCTTCAATGTAAATTCTAAACTTTCGATGTTCTCCAAACGAGAACGCAGCAATGAAAAGTCAGCACAGAAATGGCACTACTGTTCCCAAGTAACACACAACAAAACACAGAAATATTTGTACTTTTACTTGTGTACCGTGTATTTCCGGATGTGCCATTTAGCGCCGCGAAAGAATTCGAAAGTAATGGGTTTCATCAAACCGCCTCTTTATTTTTTCGACACTTCTACTCCACCCTTGGAGACAAACTCGTCCACCCACTCCTTGTTCGCACCGGTTGGTCCATAAAATTGCTTGGCGCTGCCTCGGAAGAACACTAACTTGGTGGTGTCACCGGGTGCCTCCACAATGGCTCCCAAGGCATCGTCAAAGACCATGCCGGCCACTTTGACCTTGTTGACGGCCACGAGTTGATCGCCTTCCTGCAAAAGGCCGTTCTCCGAGGCGACACCGCCTTC
The sequence above is drawn from the Phaeodactylum tricornutum CCAP 1055/1 chromosome 21, whole genome shotgun sequence genome and encodes:
- a CDS encoding predicted protein yields the protein MPVARSIAKLLTSPSKVAQALDWKKASGSILSLNVCRNGIDIAIASHPSSDEPIEHMPTIPLKLVIQNHQKILARSVIDDIVDIVNENQVCGMVVSWPVQKEGWCGAPCGRVLHALDQITAQSNILNGSRPICLWDTEHNLPQEDEWGRDPVYAIPSEKTEHRASIEQYQDHSCQATDIWNDFSLTHWPEYYLNQQKRELERAQRSLVTAYSQAALS
- a CDS encoding predicted protein; translation: MVYDSTNKADHPIIDNVEPSSEPRLDEGEKKEQNTRLDDVLSGAVNAAMSGRLKRLDNAEKKVGESLKLPNEATTDTREEEKGKAATRQISMNENFLAVKEAAETRLDQAKERLEENWNATENTAADNRSVNEESKPSKGEAKATHSENAVGNSEDSTRIFAAATEFAREKAENVKNTLEARNQTRNGDDSVASRSNKVVERE
- a CDS encoding predicted protein, with amino-acid sequence MDPWWDWMIDKTSPSASCYHFIIKNVQVDKKNMTISGRTNTEDNGSLLDHARDYIHEKVKTQEQRDAERPVTEKIKDNFPNSAEDAGSTLGKKIDNIATDFKEKFNERLDEGTERAQQHTDETKREEDFNVFTDAAHASKEKIHDVRESIFDATKTPAEKDQEAFLEKPLHEKLKEMPHRMAEVEESKKDDTMPPFAQLGWLIR